A window of Thunnus thynnus chromosome 17, fThuThy2.1, whole genome shotgun sequence contains these coding sequences:
- the mchr1b gene encoding melanin-concentrating hormone receptor 1, translating to MLLFLWHPLFNYTLFCLLCKLYYHKLIVLEEHCQKLIGMDLSYTSNSSFSSVIRPENLEEDHEQYNNVLMPSIFGVICFFGIFGNCIVIYTIVKKTKFCSQQTVPDIFIFSLSIADLLFLLGMPFLIHQLVGNGSWCFGATMCTVLTALDSNSQTVSTYILTVMTLDRYLATVHPIRFKHVRTPFMAGAAVALVWVFSLVSITPVWMYAGLMHLKDGSVGCALLLPNPATDTYWFTLYQFFLAFALPLVVICGVFFKILQNMSATVAPLPQRSLRVRTRKVTRMAVAICLAFFICWAPYYILQLAHLGVQRPTFAFLYAYNIAISMGYANSCINPFIYIVLSETFKRQFIVAIQPSHRVFRVAPALADGSMSLRMAPESSHPCHSQSSRELLQNMLPVTVAVH from the exons ATGCTGCTTTTCTTATGGCACCCTTTGTTTAATTACACTTTATTTTGCTTGTTATGTAAATTATATTATCATAAACTGATTGTTTTAGAGGAACACTGTCAAAAGCTAATTGGTATGGACTTGTCTTATACTTCAAATTCATCTTTTTCATCCGTCATCCGTCCCGAGAATCTAGAAGAAG ATCACGAGCAGTACAACAACGTGCTCATGCCCAGCATCTTTGGTGTCATCTGTTTCTTTGGGATCTTTGGAAACTGCATTGTTATCTACACCATTGTGAAGAAGACCAAGTTCTGCTCCCAGCAAACAGTACCAGACATATTTATCTTCAGTTTGTCCATCGCAgacctcctctttctccttggCATGCCTTTCCTCATTCACCAGCTTGTGGGCAATGGCTCCTGGTGCTTTGGTGCCACCATGTGCACTGTACTTACAGCACTTGACTCCAACAGCCAGACTGTCAGTACCTACATCCTGACCGTGATGACTCTGGATCGCTACCTGGCCACTGTCCACCCCATCCGCTTCAAACATGTTCGGACCCCCTTCATGGCAGGAGCAGCAGTGGCGCTGGTGTGGGTGTTCTCTCTGGTCTCCATCACTCCTGTCTGGATGTACGCAGGACTCATGCATCTCAAGGATGGCTCAGTTGGCTGTGCCCTCCTGCTGCCTAACCCAGCCACAGATACATACTGGTTCACCCTCTACCAGTTCTTCTTGGCCTTTGCTCTGCCTTTGGTGGTCATCTGCGGGGTCTTTTTCAAGATTCTTCAAAACATGTCAGCTACAGTTGCTCCGCTGCCCCAGCGCAGCCTGAGGGTGCGCACACGCAAGGTGACCCGCATGGCAGTGGCCATATGCCTGGCATTCTTCATTTGCTGGGCCCCTTACTACATTTTGCAGTTGGCCCACCTGGGAGTACAGCGACCTACGTTTGCTTTCCTGTATGCCTACAACATTGCTATCAGCATGGGCTATGCCAATAGCTGCATCAATCCGTTTATCTACATTGTATTGAGTGAAACATTCAAGAGGCAGTTCATTGTAGCCATTCAGCCATCCCACAGGGTCTTCAGAGTTGCCCCTGCTCTGGCTGATGGTAGTATGAGTCTGAGGATGGCACCAGAGAGCTCTCATCCATGTCACTCGCAGTCATCAAGGGAATTACTTCAAAACATGCTGCCTGTCACTGTGGCTGTGCACTGA